In Tripterygium wilfordii isolate XIE 37 chromosome 17, ASM1340144v1, whole genome shotgun sequence, the genomic window CATCAATCCATATGATCCTAAAATAATACGAGTGAAGTTCCAATCCACCCTCATCCCACCTCCGTTCCTCTGAATTTATAGCTGGATCACATCAATCCGTATGATCCTAAAATTGTATGACTAAGAGGTGCTTCCTCTCTGTAAAATGAGTTCAGCTGAACCGATCTACACACCTGGTCCATCTAGGGTTAGTCAATTTCGCTTAGTATGCATAGTGATCTGTCTATTCTTCTATTCCTATTGATCAGTACTACAGTCAATTAATGCTAGAACTGCCACAGTCATGCACTTCGCAATCACAGACTTCCTAAatgaatttcaaatttcaaaggaATCTAATAACCACCAAAAAATACGTGCTGCTGGCATGATTCAAACAGGTGACTAAGATGTAAACAAAATGAAGCAAAGTAACACAAGACAATTTGAAATTCTACAGAATACAGACATCTAGCAGACAAAAAATAAGTATTAAtaagaataaaacaaaaaagaacactTACGACGTAAAGAGCAGAAAAGAATGCCACAGTTACGATAATCAATGGCCAAAATCCCAAGAAAAATGTTCCTCCAGTTGCTAGCAAAAGTTTAGCTCGAGGAATTAGGCCCTGAAACATATGAAATATAagtcaaattatatttgattatcaTTCATTGATGCACAAACACACAACATAAAAAGATCAATGCAGAATGAAAATTTTGGTCATTTATTTCATAGTATTATACTTtgtaagattagttactttgtcatttaaccatattctaacactccccctcacgcGCGGGCTAGACAATCCGACGGTCCAACACGTGCATAGCAAACAAGGCCTAACACTAGGGGCTCTCACAAAGGCCCActttggggcaacaacaaacacacataaAGGCCTACaattggggcaacaacaaatggggatTTAAACCCAAGACCttatgctccgataccatgttaagattagttactttagcatttaacccaataagttaacttgttgggttgagacatttcacatcatttatgccatattctaacaatactattattatataaatataagacTTCTGGAAACTTTTCCACGGATAATATGTATGGGAGTATTCCAGTTATTTAGTCATGTATGAAATTATTTTAGTTAGGAGGCCACAAGTTATTGATGgatcttcataatttaattttatataaagaatcaattttacataaatacctatgtatatattttatttgtccaCGAAATTAGGATACAACTCACAAATACGTATCTATTTCATAAGTTCTTTCATGGCAAGCAACACAAAATTCTTAAAGGGAATAAAACGaatgtttattatttttaaggAGAAATTACAAGAAATCATTAAGGAGAATTAGTTGAGACATGGAAGTAAGTGGGAGACCAAATAAAACATGGATGGAATTGATAAGAAACGATGTGGACTCTATAAGATTAGTCGAGAGTAGCCtttgaaaagaagaaattccaaaggaGAATTCATATGTTGGAGTTCATTAATTTCTCTATCAATTCCAGTGGCCAACCCCAACATGATTTGAGGTAAACGCTTCAATGATGACAACGATGATGACCACAACGACAAGTAACCgtgaaagaaaatgaatgtaAAGAAACAAATTTCACTTATAGCATATACTTCTTAACAATAAAGACTAGATAGCATGCTAACAAATTGTGCTGATTATTGTAGTCATAAAAGTTTCCCGATggttaaaacaaataaatagagCAAACACCATGTCTTAAAAGTTGAAGACGAAATTAGTGAAAATGAAATCCTTGCGTGAATAGCATATAATATCAACAAGTAAAGAAATGGCCTCCACCTCAAGGCCTTCACTGTTCAAGGCCATGGAACGCTCTCTTTGATTGGTTAAATTTCCCTCATATTCCGTTGAGACTGCATTTCTTTTTGCAAATCCTCTGTCATCTTCCCCCAACTTAAGTTCATCGTCCAAACCACTGTTGCTCCTTTTTGTGTCCTCAAGCAGTGAAGTTGGTGTCATACCTCTCCGCCTTAATTCCTTCATAAATAGAGACTCAGGAGGTTCTTCACCTGAAAGCAAAGTAGAAATAAGggaacaaaggaaaaaaaacaatttagggaacaaagaaaaaaggaaacatATTATATCATTCTTTAGTCGTATAATACACTTTTGGGAGAGTTCATAAATGCAACGTTTGGAATAAATTAAACCTACAGCTTGATCTGAGCACTTCCTAGCTACATGAGGAAGTGCagtgaaaacccaaaaaaaagacaCTAGATGACACTAGATCATAAAATATAGGcttaaatcaaaacaaaaaattaagttTCTCAGACTAAATTTAGCAACACCGAACACAACTCAAGTTGTTCGCAGTCCATAACTATATTTCTTCAACATGTCTCAATGTGTAACCTCCGTCCAGAGCCCTTCGCCTAGTGGTACCCACTCTATAGCATGTCGAACAGGTTGAAGGGATGAATCCTTGCAGTCTCTAAAAATAACTAATATCAAATCAACACTattcataaagaaaaaaaaacctccgTTCTGACTGAAAGCATGTTTTCACTACTGTAGGCTCCAGCATATAAGGCAAGGAGCTACTATAATTCAACATTTCTTTACATCTGCATACTTTACTTCCAATATAATCTTTACCATAAA contains:
- the LOC119982124 gene encoding uncharacterized protein LOC119982124 isoform X2; the protein is MASLHTLKSNLSPITISPSNFPGKSDSRKTVLRFRTCRGSPYFVGIPKLRVWCRVQDDDNQSKSEEPPESLFMKELRRRGMTPTSLLEDTKRSNSGLDDELKLGEDDRGFAKRNAVSTEYEGNLTNQRERSMALNSEGLEGLIPRAKLLLATGGTFFLGFWPLIIVTVAFFSALYVYFGTTFIHDGSQTAISPPQYVDPYELLEDERISQMTQGAK
- the LOC119982124 gene encoding uncharacterized protein LOC119982124 isoform X1 — its product is MASLHTLKSNLSPITISPSNFPGKSDSRKTVLRFRTCRGSPYFVGIPKLRVWCRVQDDDNQSKSNGEEPPESLFMKELRRRGMTPTSLLEDTKRSNSGLDDELKLGEDDRGFAKRNAVSTEYEGNLTNQRERSMALNSEGLEGLIPRAKLLLATGGTFFLGFWPLIIVTVAFFSALYVYFGTTFIHDGSQTAISPPQYVDPYELLEDERISQMTQGAK